A region from the Pectinophora gossypiella chromosome 29, ilPecGoss1.1, whole genome shotgun sequence genome encodes:
- the LOC126379401 gene encoding zinc finger protein 729-like, with amino-acid sequence MFSSFETLDYVCDYCDRTFTRKYNLQTHIENCHINSTCVCEICGTVLGSPAGLQVHLSRGHNSKDEPHPECDICGRTYTRKQSIMSHMISAHLQSLKHEIRCKLCNKVFTSLRNLRRHVTQLHNPKLNYPTCNDCHKVFRGKYSLITHIQTAHTAEKDAIKCNICSKVYTNNRNLKRHMETLHGEKETYRCDICPKRYSSNQSLRRHYRNAHSSEDAEELQCDFCQKTIVGRDNLDLHVRCYHKEECGDCEVEIDEYDYACENCGRCFSNEPLLRQHVKADHSFKTFYKYCRESLIKQFGLSECESPKKRDVFYNCECCNNAFTSVYELKDHMKINHDREYCLSTCNVCFTKFYSQETMLEHKKICIAPPNVNSCSLCDKLFTDKSSLEFHSRIFHPQAQIADSNITSTNADESEGNFKCVLCDRVYYSDRSLKHHIKLKHTTDEAVKCELCGKICSNKYYLASHTKIVHTNETWSKCDYCEKQFKSKRNIRRHIEYTHLGMQRYKCIECETLFKEKRSLRKHVRTKHPNSTVFPQCHFCYKRFESAKSCKIHLKLLHSFNMNTYPCDLCSVSFSSKESLDVHLQTKHLAEDEIYKCEECNLVFKGQEKFDRHNEQTHVNILPNIKQKVLPRCIICMKDFSTRKTLKRHIKKFHDGFDVDELATFGSRKRVLNVECDDCLKTFNDDYHFSVYQRLKHIRDSIVFKCETCSSSYSSLEFAIQRYKMAHLDTNKGKMILSELCTTEMSEDEESFSGFGSLHEMMEPESTTNDLTVKLEPDDDYGDIEVKTEQMSP; translated from the coding sequence ATGTTCAGCTCATTTGAAACTTTGGACTATGTCTGTGATTATTGCGATCGCACATTCACAAGAAAATACAACTTACAAACGCACATAGAAAACTGCCATATTAACTCGACATGCGTTTGTGAGATCTGTGGTACTGTTCTGGGGAGTCCTGCGGGGTTGCAAGTCCACTTAAGCAGGGGACATAATAGCAAAGACGAGCCGCACCCTGAATGCGACATATGCGGCCGCACGTATACTAGAAAACAGAGCATCATGTCCCACATGATAAGCGCGCATCTACAAAGCTTAAAACACGAAATCCGCTGCAAATTATGCAACAAAGTGTTCACATCCTTAAGGAACTTAAGGCGGCACGTCACCCAATTACATAACCCTAAATTGAACTACCCGACTTGCAATGATTGCCATAAAGTTTTCAGAGGGAAGTATTCTCTGATAACTCATATACAAACCGCTCATACAGCTGAAAAAGACGCGATCAAATGTAACATTTGCAGCAAAGTGTATACCAACAATAGAAACTTGAAGAGGCACATGGAAACACTGCATGGAGAGAAAGAGACATACAGGTGCGATATTTGTCCAAAAAGATACTCTTCTAACCAGAGTTTGCGAAGGCATTACCGCAACGCGCACAGTTCGGAAGACGCAGAAGAATTGCAATGCGATTTTTGCCAGAAGACTATAGTTGGCAGAGATAATCTCGACCTGCACGTACGATGTTATCATAAAGAAGAGTGTGGAGACTGCGAAGTAGAAATCGATGAGTACGACTACGCATGCGAGAACTGCGGGAGATGCTTCTCAAACGAACCATTGCTTCGCCAACATGTAAAAGCTGATCATTCGTTCAAAACATTTTACAAATATTGTAGAGAATCCCTAATAAAACAGTTTGGATTATCAGAATGTGAGAGCCCAAAGAAAAGGGATGTGTTTTACAACTGTGAATGCTGCAACAACGCTTTCACGAGTGTTTATGAACTGAAGGATCACATGAAGATAAACCATGATAGAGAATACTGCCTCTCCACATGCAATGTATGCTTTACTAAGTTCTACAGTCAGGAAACGATGTTAGAACACAAAAAGATCTGCATTGCGCCTCCTAACGTGAACTCTTGCAGTCTTTGCGATAAGTTGTTCACTGATAAATCTAGTCTTGAATTCCACAGCAGGATCTTCCATCCACAGGCGCAGATCGCCGATTCTAACATAACTTCGACGAACGCGGACGAATCTGAAGGTAATTTCAAATGTGTGCTCTGCGACAGAGTTTACTACAGCGACCGATCTCTAAAACACCATATTAAGCTAAAACACACTACGGATGAAGCTGTGAAATGCGAGCTATGTGGGAAAATTTGCAGCAACAAATATTATCTAGCTTCGCATACAAAAATAGTTCACACTAACGAAACCTGGTCGAAGTGTGATTATTGTGAGAAGCAATTTAAATCTAAAAGAAATATTCGAAGGCACATTGAGTACACTCACTTGGGTATGCAACGATACAAATGTATCGAGTGTGAGACgctgtttaaagaaaagagGAGTCTACGAAAGCATGTTCGTACAAAGCATCCAAATTCCACCGTATTTCCGCAATGCCACTTCTGCTATAAGAGGTTTGAATCGGCAAAATCCTGTAAGATCCATCTGAAGCTTCTACATTCGTTCAATATGAACACGTACCCTTGTGATCTGTGCTCGGTATCGTTTAGCTCGAAGGAGTCTTTAGACGTGCACCTACAGACGAAACATCTGGCAGAGGATGAGATTTACAAATGCGAGGAATGCAACCTCGTTTTCAAAGGACAGGAGAAGTTTGACCGTCACAATGAACAGACCCACGTTAATATACTACCAAACATAAAACAGAAAGTCCTGCCGCGATGCATTATTTGCATGAAAGACTTTAGCACGCGAAAAACGTTGAAGCGACACATAAAGAAATTCCATGACGGGTTTGACGTTGACGAACTGGCGACGTTTGGCTCCCGAAAACGCGTCTTGAACGTTGAATGCGACGATTGCTTGAAAACCTTCAATGATGATTATCATTTTTCTGTCTATCAAAGGCTTAAACACATTCGGGACTCCATCGTATTCAAATGTGAAACTTGTTCATCTTCTTATAGCAGTTTAGAGTTCGCAATTCAGCGGTATAAGATGGCTCACTTAGACACGAATAAGGGGAAAATGATCTTGAGCGAACTCTGCACGACGGAAATGAGCGAAGATGAAGAATCATTCTCAGGGTTTGGTTCGCTGCATGAAATGATGGAGCCAGAGAGTACTACGAATGACTTGACGGTGAAACTGGAACCTGACGACGACTATGGTGACATTGAAGTAAAGACTGAACAAATGTCACCATAA
- the LOC126379538 gene encoding DNA-directed RNA polymerase I subunit RPA49-like yields MPKTHIDKVYPKSDVHPMILNFQNGYATEQFEVDKCNLFSNEKNGLKCVTAELNDMLYAGEEEKEDLGKTFILAKNRVTGKVRLIEVGSALLKPILKVDNDTPQVLETSHLELSRKFGSKKQKQQMEQREKLKVNVETVTEQMQNVTQAISEDKLDLSSYNKSDSDDFYIPPIDRTADKPENVYDIDKILTEDQYEKIYSELEEKDYAAEYTPFIKSIATGKKLSNRQTVLAVYANSLLKYSVTMAKEVSKKNFVACTHSPTLNNIIQANFSVMTNGKRTRPTPYKDKALCHAIVFALLINNLKFNLEMLCEDAKITAATAAMKIRVTGASVVSLGSKKAVQLKLPLNTKSGFRRRSARF; encoded by the coding sequence ATGCCTAAAACCCATATAGACAAAGTGTACCCTAAAAGCGACGTCCATCCTATGATACTAAACTTTCAAAATGGTTACGCGACGGAGCAATTTGAGGTTGACAAatgtaatttgttttctaaCGAAAAAAACGGCTTGAAATGTGTTACTGCGGAGTTAAACGACATGTTGTACGCTGGGGAGGAGGAAAAGGAGGATCTAGGTAAGACTTTCATACTCGCAAAGAACAGAGTTACCGGGAAAGTGCGACTTATAGAGGTGGGTTCCGCACTACTAAAACCCATACTTAAAGTTGATAATGACACGCCACAAGTACTAGAAACTAGTCACTTAGAGCTCAGTAGGAAATTCGGATCGAAGAAGCAGAAACAGCAAATGGAACAACGAGAGAAATTGAAAGTTAACGTTGAAACTGTAACGGAACAGATGCAAAACGTAACACAAGCGATTTCAGAAGACAAGCTAGATTTATCCTCGTATAACAAGAGCGATTCAGACGATTTCTACATACCCCCCATTGACAGAACTGCTGATAAACCTGAAAACGTTTACGATATTGATAAAATTTTAACTGAAGACCAATATGAGAAAATTTATTCAGAGCTAGAAGAAAAAGATTACGCCGCAGAATACACTCCGTTCATCAAAAGTATTGCTACAGGAAAAAAATTGTCAAACAGGCAAACAGTATTGGCTGTATACGCAAAttcgttattaaaatattccGTTACAATGGCCAAAGAAGTGTCAAAGAAAAACTTTGTTGCGTGTACGCATTCTCCTACGCTTAACAACATAATACAGGCAAATTTCTCAGTGATGACTAACGGTAAACGTACAAGACCGACTCCATATAAAGACAAAGCTTTATGCCATGCAATAGTATTTGCTTTgttgataaataatttaaaattcaatttggAAATGTTATGTGAAGATGCCAAGATAACGGCAGCTACGGCGGCAATGAAGATCAGAGTAACAGGAGCATCCGTTGTTTCATTGGGAAGTAAAAAGGCAGTACAATTAAAATTGCCATTAAATACAAAGAGTGGATTTAGGAGAAGAAGTGCCAGATTTtga